TCAAAcagaatgaattttttttttctaattatatCACTGGCCATGTAAATATGCAACTATGACCTTTTTGAGGAATGCACAACTTTTTTCCGTCTCTATTGAAAAGGGTAAGAGCGATTGTCTTATTCTCAGACAAGAAGGTGACCTCAAAACTCTTACGTTTTCACTAATAAGGTCAATCACCTTTTAATGCCAAAAAAACAGGAGGAAAAAAAAAACACCTATTATATTGTGACTGCATTTATTCCAAAGTTATGACTTTTCAAGTATGCTCTTGAAtatttttgtttccttttatttattttcatgaaGTAGGATAgcgtaaaaaaagaaaaaaactgatGACCCTTGTTTGTAACATATATaatagaaaaatatatatttgtttcCATTAAACTAAGTAATTTAGTATATACAAAATGAAACCACACTACTACCAAGCAGTATATTGGAATGATTTTGATCTCTCCATTTATTTACACGGTCTCGGACATCTCGGAAATGAAAAATTCTTTCGATAGAGAATAGAACTATTCTGCATGAATCTGAAGTAGTCGGATCAGCAGATTTCGTATGCTGAACAatcaaaccaaaaaaaataaaatcacactgGAGCCTAAGGGACTTCTCCATTTTCTTGctcctcaatctccttatgtccAACAAGAGACAAAGGAGAAGAAGGGCAAGAGAAAGATGAAGAAGCAACAGAAGAATAAGAAGTAATAGAATTATCAGAAGTAGTAGGATCAGTAGGGGCAGCAAGTTCAATAAGCAAATCCACAAAAGCACTCAAAATAAATCCATGATTTACTTTCCCATTCATCTTCAAATACCATGCTAATAACTCTTGTAAATCTTCCCAATCTTTAATCCCTTGACTTTCCACCATTTCTTTCATTGACTTCTTGAAATCCAAATAAGGATCCTCTGATTCCATAGCCAAAACTATACTCTCTTTAAATGGCAAAtcatcttctttattttcttcttcatcttcctgtTCTTGATTTTTACATGGTTTTGGTTCTTGAAATATTGAACTTGTATTACCAGGCTCAAAAAATAGTCTTTCTGATCTAACCCCTTTTATGATCATTTCCAAAGGTTGATCTCCTCTTAAGCATTCTTCATTAGATTCTGTTGAAATGCTAGCTGATTCTGATGAGGAATTTGTGAACCAAGATTCTGAGGTTTCAATTCCATCTAAAGGCTCAAAAAAGACTGAATTAATAGTCTTGAAAATATTGTCGTCTGCTCTAAAAGATAGAGTCTTGGGATGTGCACAAGATGGCCATTGCCAATTGGTTGCCCCTATTTCTCTTTTCTTGAAAATAGAAGAAATCTTCATTTTCTTGTACATAATAGCTAAATTCTCTTAATATATGGCTTAAGACTTGGGATTTTGAAATATTCACACTTTTTTGTTGAGTAAGTTTTAATGGAGTTTTTGGATATGAAAAGTAGTGAGTTTATAAGAAGGAATAGAAGGGGGAAAGAGGAGATATAATTAAGGGAAGAGAGAGGAAGGTGGAAAGGAAATGGGAGTAGTAGGACATTTCATGTGTGTATTTAATTGTAGGCTTGTAGAATTTAATGGTATTAAATGCAAATGAACAGTACTTATTTATTTGTCAACTGATATtaaataattttggacttgaatCCTTTTTTTAATCAAGTGTGCTTAGCCACCAAATTGTTGCCTCCTTTTTAGTTTAATGTCTTAATATCGTATTCATGTATACAACTCATTAGTATATATATTGTGTTGGCTACACGATTCAATAGAAGATTTGTGATAAGATGTGTTCTTGATACATCATATGTGCAATAATACCAAAAGAGAGTTTCCTACTTCTCGCCCCTttgcttttctattttttttatagtcTCAAACCCCC
The sequence above is drawn from the Nicotiana tabacum cultivar K326 chromosome 13, ASM71507v2, whole genome shotgun sequence genome and encodes:
- the LOC107769061 gene encoding transcription repressor OFP13-like gives rise to the protein MYKKMKISSIFKKREIGATNWQWPSCAHPKTLSFRADDNIFKTINSVFFEPLDGIETSESWFTNSSSESASISTESNEECLRGDQPLEMIIKGVRSERLFFEPGNTSSIFQEPKPCKNQEQEDEEENKEDDLPFKESIVLAMESEDPYLDFKKSMKEMVESQGIKDWEDLQELLAWYLKMNGKVNHGFILSAFVDLLIELAAPTDPTTSDNSITSYSSVASSSFSCPSSPLSLVGHKEIEEQENGEVP